The Pirellulales bacterium genome segment GCGGTGGAGACGCTCGAAATGCCGGTGGAATTCCGCCCCGCGCTCCGACAGCCGACACAACCGCAACCGGCGGTCCGAGCGTATCGACCGTCACATTCCCTTCGAGATAGACGGTCAGCCGTTGCGGCGAGAACTCGCCGCGGCCGGTCCGCTCGATCCATACGACGGCTTCCTTTCCGTTTGCCGCAAACGAGCCTTGTGTGATCGAGCAATTGCCGGATAGCCACCAAACATCATAAAGCCCTTCGCTCCAGTGTCGGGCCTGCTTTGCGTTGACGACCAACGGATCGTGCGGATCGGCAGGACGCACATCCATCTGCGCTTGGGCCGCGCCGGCGAGCGCGATGAGCCAAACCGCGGCGGCTATGAAGACGCAAGCGGCATTCCGAACGACAAGTCGCCACGATCGCGCGCCGCAGTCCACATTGCGACGGCTTCCGCGGCGCGCGTACGCGCTGGAAGATGCACAATCGATTCGCGCAGCGACATGGAATTGAGGCAAAGACCACCTTGCCGACGCGTAAGCCCGAGCGCGCGACCAACGGCCGAAAGCCGGACCCGCAAGACGAAGAGAGATAGAAAAGCCGTAATCAGAAAAGACTTAGCCCGAAAAAGCGGGCGGATTATAGCGCGAATCGCCCGCCGGAGCAAGGCAGGTTCAGCCTGACGGCAATCGATACAAATCATTGCAGACACATGATTTACAATGCGCATCGAGGATCGCGATTCACCACCGAACGGCCAAACTGCCGATAGCCCGCCGCGCTAGCAAGGAAGTTTGTTGACAGGGCTTCCGTACCAATTCCCTTGCTAGCGCTGCGGGCTTCGGCCAACCCGGTCGTTTAGAAAACGAAAAAGGGCGAGGCTCGCGCCCCGCCCTCTTTCAATTCAACCAATCGCAAATCGACGATCTGACGATCGCCGCCGGCCAGCGCTACTTCGCCAGCTTGTCGGCTTCGGCATAAAACCAGTCAACGCACTTCTGCAGCGTCGGCACGTCCCACGTGTATTCGTATTCGATGGCGATCGGGCCACGAAATCCCTTTTCCTTGAGAATTCTCAGCATCTCGGCGGCCTTGCTTTGACCGGTGCCCCAAGGCACATCGTGCCAGCCGTGCGAATTCGGGCCATCCGGCACGAGATCTTTGAAGTGCAGCGAATAGACCTTCTGACCATACTTCTCGAGCACCACGGCCGGCTCCAAGCCGCTGCGCCTCCAATGGCCGACGTCGGCGCAGAAGCCGATGTGCTTGAGGTCCTTGATCAGATCGTAGGTGTATTCCGGATCCCAATAGCGGCTCGGCTTGGGATGGTCGTGGATGGCTACCTTGATGTGATATTCGCCGGCCAACTTGTCGATCATCGGCAGGGCCCGCGGTTCCGGTTCGCTGACGATTTCCGTAATGCCCAATTTCTTGGCCCAGTCGAACAATTTGCGAGCCTGATCTTCTTGGCTGGAAATGCCGATCACGCCGGTATCGATGATCTTCACATCGGCGGCCTTGGCGATTTTGAGCATTTGTTTGATTTGGGCATCGGTCATTTCGGGGCCCC includes the following:
- a CDS encoding sugar phosphate isomerase/epimerase, which encodes MRFAIAALALSLLAVPAFAADAPDTSGAQKLGWELTLQSWTTHGTVEKSIDYAKQLGLHYIEIYPGQALTKEGGPKWGPEMTDAQIKQMLKIAKAADVKIIDTGVIGISSQEDQARKLFDWAKKLGITEIVSEPEPRALPMIDKLAGEYHIKVAIHDHPKPSRYWDPEYTYDLIKDLKHIGFCADVGHWRRSGLEPAVVLEKYGQKVYSLHFKDLVPDGPNSHGWHDVPWGTGQSKAAEMLRILKEKGFRGPIAIEYEYTWDVPTLQKCVDWFYAEADKLAK